actactaccaccaccacctccactactactactaccaccaccacctccactactactactaccaccacctccactactactactactactactaccaccaccacttccaccactactactactactactaccaccaccacctccaccactactactactaccaccaccacctccactactactactactaccaccaccacctccactactactactaccaccaccaccacctccactactactactaccaccacctccactactactactactactactaccaccaccacctccaccactactactactactactaccaccaccacctccaccactactactactaccaccaccacctccactactactactaccaccaccacctccactactactactaccaccaccacctccactactactactaccaccaccacctccactactactactaccaccacctccactactactgctaccaccaccacctccactactactaccaccaccacctccactactactgctaccaccaccacctccactactactactaccaccaccacctccaccactactactactaccaccaccacctccactactactaccaccaccacctccactactactgctaccaccaccacctccactactactactaccaccacctccactactactgctgctgctactaccaccaccacctccactactgctaccaccaccacctccactactactactaccaccacctccactactactgctgctgctgctaccaccaccacctccactactgctaccaccaccacctccactactactgctgctgctactaccaccaccacctccactactgctaccaccaccacctccactactactgctgctgctactaccaccaccacctccactactactgctgctgctaccaacGCTACTACAACCATGATCAAAGCTAGTACAACTTCGAAGTGTACCGTTTATATTGTAAGTACTTAATTACCTTTTGGAATAACGTTGTGATGTCATTCTTCTGTCTCTGACAACACAGTGCATGTCCCGATGACAGTCTTATAACGTCATAAAGTGTATCCTTGGACTCAACCAGCGGACCAAGTTGATCACAGGTGAGACATATGTGATCAGCAATCCCCTGCTTTCGATTCGACAAAGTGGGTAAA
This genomic stretch from Haliotis asinina isolate JCU_RB_2024 chromosome 4, JCU_Hal_asi_v2, whole genome shotgun sequence harbors:
- the LOC137282052 gene encoding uncharacterized protein, encoding TTTTSTTTTTTTTTTSTTTTTTTTTTTSTTTTTTTSTTTTTTTTTTTSTTTTTTTTTTTSTTTTTTTTTSTTTTTTTTTTTTTTSTTTTTTTTTSTTTTTTTTTSTTTTTTTSTTTTTTTTTTTSTTTTTTTTTTTSTTTTTTTTTSTTTTTTTTSTTTTTTTTSTTTTTTTTSTTTTTTTSTTTATTTTSTT